The DNA segment CATACCTAACCAGTGTATATTAGGCTCAAATGTTTTCTTTAGAACACTAAAAGATAACAATACGATTAGCGCTGAGGAAAATTTTGATTTGAATAATAACCCTCCTATAGCTAATAATTATTTAGGTATAATTGATAAAGATCACTCCTGTAAAGATTGTTTAAGCTATAATTTCTAGTTGAAATATACTATAATGGCTAAGAATTTTTACTCAAAACTATATAATTCCAAACAACAAACATTAACAAACCACTAAAGAAGTAAATAAATGTCAGAACAAAAACCACGTAAAAAACTATCATTAGGCGATAGAAAAAAACCATCTACAACTAGAGTACCTAGTCTTAGTGCTAATCTTAAGACTAAGCTACAAATAAAAAAAGAAGATAACATCCAAAACTTTTTTAAAAATACTAATAAAGAGTTTAGCGATCTTTATCAACAAAGACAAATTCTTGAAGAGCAAATCAAGCAAATAGAGCAGCGACTACTGTTCGCTAAGAGTGAACCATTACAAGATTTTTTATTTGAATTAAAATCAAAAGATTTTGAGCTACTTATAAAAATTAATTCTTTTATAAATACTCTCTAATTTTTCAATTAGTAGATTAAATGGATTGCAACTTTTATAGATTAGAATACTGTTGCAAAAATCTCCTTGATACCTTTTTTAGCAAGTCCAAGCATTTTTGCAAACTCTTCTTCAGAGAAATCTTTGCCTTCTGCAGTACCTTGAATCTCAATTATGCCACCATTTGAATTCATCACCACATTCATATCAGTTTCTGCGTTTGAATCTTCATCATAATCAAGATCAAGTACTGGCTCGTTATTGTAAATACCGACAGATACTGCCGCAACTTGTGATAATAGCGGATTTGTATATTCCTCTAGCATAGCATTTTCTTTCATATATTTTATCGCAGCTGCTATAGCTAGTGATGCTCCAGTTATCGATGCAGTACGCGTACCACCATCAGCTTGGATCACATCACAATCAACCTTAATAGTATTTTCCCCTATAGCTTTAAGATCAACACTAGCACGCAATGCTCTACCTATTAGGCGCTGAATTTCTTGAGTCCTTCCAGATTGCTTACCACGCGCTGCTTCTCTATCCATACGAGTATGAGTTGAGCGCGGTAACATCCCATATTCTGCTGTTAGCCAACCTCCTCCACTATCTTTTTTAAATTTTGGTACACCTGCTACTACAGACGCTGTGCAGATAACTTTAGTATCACCAAACTCAATAAGGACTGAGCCCTCTGCATGCTTTGTAAAATTATGTGTAACTTTTAGATTGCGTAGTTGATCATTATTTCTACCACTTGGACGCATTTTAGAATCCTTTTAATTTAATTTCCTAGCCTTATAAGTGTATAATTATACAAATCGAAATTAAAATAAGAAACCCTAACTTTAAGGTATTCCTAATATATGAATATTATTAATAAATATAATTTAACCAAACAGCAAAGATATTGGCTTAGTGATGCTAAAAACCTAGTTAAGAGCTTATCTAAATTCTATGGTGAGATTAAACTAGATCAAATTTCACAACAATTTACTGATTTAAATGCTTTCGAACTATCTCTCTTAGCAATTCAAAGCGCGCTAGTAAGACAAATTACCCTTTCAAGTATTAATCAAAGCTTAGTTTTTGCTAGAACAATTATTCCTGATAATACTTATAAATATTTTACTCAAGAGTTAGATAACCTTGGTACTAAACCTATTGGTGACAATTTGCTCTTTGATAAAGATAAATTTGCTAGATATGAATTTATAATTCGTGAACTAACAGCTGAAGATTTTTATAATGAAACTTGTAGAAATATAACTGAAAAAATATTCTCACGCAGCTCTATATTTGAATATAAAGATAACCCAAAACTTAAATTTTTGATTACAGAATATTTTCTAGTTTTACCAGAGCAATACTGATTATGAATCAACAACAACTAAAAGCATATTTTATACTGATGCGGCTACATCGCCCTATTCCGATATTATTGATTTTATGGCCAACACTTACAGCACTAGTCTTAGCAAGCCGTGGGATACCAGATATTAAGTATCTAGTTATTTTCACTATTGGTGCTGTAGTGATGCGTACTGTAGGTTGTATTATTAATGATATAGTAGATATAGATTTTGACAAACATGTAGCTCGCACCAATACTCGACCTATAACAAGTGGGCAACTAAGTATTAAAAATGCTATTTACCTTTGCCTAATTCTCATATTAGTTGCTTTTATTTGTGTGCTTTTTTTAAATATCTTTACAATCTTATTATCTTTTGTGGCTTTGTTTTTAGCTATTCTTTATCCTTTTTGTAAGAGATTCTTCGCTCTACCACAGTTAGTACTCGGCTTAGCCTTTAATTTTGGTATTTTTATGTCGTTCTCAGCTATACAAAATAAAATACTCCTAGAAGCCTGGATATTTTATCTATCAACAATTTGTTGGACTATAGCTTATGATACTATTTATGCACTAGCAGATAGAGAGTTTGACCTAGAGATAGGTATAAAGTCATCTGCTGTTTTATTTGGTGATAAAGTATTTAAATATATCTTCTTATTTAATTTTTTATCTTTGATTCTTCTAATAATTCTTAGTATTTATTGTAATTTTAATATATTTTTTTATCTAGGTGTTGTTGTTTGCAGTTTATTTTTCATGAGAAATTATCTTTTATACAAAAAATTAGACATCACTAACTGTATCAATGCTTTTTCTGCTAATCACTGGGTTGGTTTGGTAATTTTTATTATTGTATTAGTACAGTATCTTAAATAATTTTTTCAAAAAATAAAAAAGGCTAGAATTAATTTAAATCTACCATAGTACACCTTAGTTACCTAAGTCAGCTTTTTTTTTATTAGTGTTTAAACCATATGAAAATATTATTAACCTTTGAACAAAAAACTATAGTTGGATATAAACAACTATTTATGAAGTAGTTTTAAAGTTATATATTTCTTGCTTACTTTTCTAAGTAATCCTAAAAATTTAAAATAAAAACTAGGAAGTACTGATACATAAAGTTACAAATTATAAGAAAGTTATTGTTAGAGCTACTTTTTTTTCTGTATTATGAATTATGATAATATTACTTGTAGCTTCAAGTATCATCAAATTACCAGCTATAGTACTAGCCTCTGCTGCTAATACCATAATCTCTTTGTCAGTTGCACCTAAGTGACTAAGCAGTGGTAAATAAATAGCTACTAATGGCACATTTGAAATTAACTGACTCAGCACAACACTTACCACTAATATGATAGGAATATAAACAAGGTTTATATCAAGGTTATTTATATATAGCTAATTTAAAAAATCAACTT comes from the Francisella persica ATCC VR-331 genome and includes:
- the ubiA gene encoding 4-hydroxybenzoate octaprenyltransferase — translated: MNQQQLKAYFILMRLHRPIPILLILWPTLTALVLASRGIPDIKYLVIFTIGAVVMRTVGCIINDIVDIDFDKHVARTNTRPITSGQLSIKNAIYLCLILILVAFICVLFLNIFTILLSFVALFLAILYPFCKRFFALPQLVLGLAFNFGIFMSFSAIQNKILLEAWIFYLSTICWTIAYDTIYALADREFDLEIGIKSSAVLFGDKVFKYIFLFNFLSLILLIILSIYCNFNIFFYLGVVVCSLFFMRNYLLYKKLDITNCINAFSANHWVGLVIFIIVLVQYLK
- a CDS encoding chorismate--pyruvate lyase family protein produces the protein MNIINKYNLTKQQRYWLSDAKNLVKSLSKFYGEIKLDQISQQFTDLNAFELSLLAIQSALVRQITLSSINQSLVFARTIIPDNTYKYFTQELDNLGTKPIGDNLLFDKDKFARYEFIIRELTAEDFYNETCRNITEKIFSRSSIFEYKDNPKLKFLITEYFLVLPEQY
- the rph gene encoding ribonuclease PH → MRPSGRNNDQLRNLKVTHNFTKHAEGSVLIEFGDTKVICTASVVAGVPKFKKDSGGGWLTAEYGMLPRSTHTRMDREAARGKQSGRTQEIQRLIGRALRASVDLKAIGENTIKVDCDVIQADGGTRTASITGASLAIAAAIKYMKENAMLEEYTNPLLSQVAAVSVGIYNNEPVLDLDYDEDSNAETDMNVVMNSNGGIIEIQGTAEGKDFSEEEFAKMLGLAKKGIKEIFATVF